From Fusarium fujikuroi IMI 58289 draft genome, chromosome FFUJ_chr07, a single genomic window includes:
- a CDS encoding probable DNA polymerase gamma, producing the protein MLISAAAQPLRGSTPSFIRIARHHAFRRHALRAHVRWLAAAADNVKSNPKGTLALPSEARYNEIGVQQLSSHIFDQIFPDGLKPPPQELVELSRDHLRRHDLLGKNTDKSEPIAFDLPPLQGRTLDEHFHKLGLDCAEPYLAYAKEFARANPPPKPRKWIHQSGWTKYYPDGQTEKVDAPDEEMLSFDTEVMWKVSPFAVMACASSPTAWYAWLSPWLLMETTNDRQLIPLGDPNKAKIIVGHNVGFDRARVLEEYSVKQTRNAFLDTMSLHVAVNGMCSQQRPTWMRHKKNRELRDQVASKTPDHDLAVLMTSGMHDEEELWVERSSVNSLRDVAKFHLNISIDKALRDDFSELDRERILERLDQLLDYCAADVSVTHRIYQIVLPNFLETCPHPVSFAALRHLSSVILPVDKSWDAYITNAEATYHKLNDAVEERLIGLTDKALEIKDEPEAYTNDPWMQQLDWSGQEIKMVKGKRKHDPPRPAARQKKPGMPKWYKDLFQSNDAPINITVRTRIAPLLLRLAWDGHPLFWSDKYGWSFRVPRVEASKYAAKQMVECKFDEKEIHLRDDHAHTYFKLPHKDGPTARCANPMAKGYLAYFESGVLSSEYSYAKEALEMNASCSYWISARDRIKSQMVIYQEDLPHDMQAETGHEGEKPSTNGFILPQIIPMGTITRRAVENTWLTASNAKKNRVGSELKAMVKAPEGYCFVGADVDSEELWIASLVGDATFKLHGGNAVGFMTLEGTKAAGTDLHSRTASILGITRNDAKVFNYGRIYGAGLKFAATLLRQFNPNLSEKETLETASKLYANTKGTKTNRKVLYKRPFWRGGTESFVFNKLEEFAEQDKARTPVLGAGITEALMGRYISKGGYLTSRINWAIQSSGVDYLHLLIVSMDYLIRRFNIDARLAITVHDEIRYLVKDTDKYRTALALQVANLWTRAMFSQQVGIEDLPQSCAYFSAVDIDHVLRKEVDMECITPSHPTPISPGESMDISTLLEKGEIARLDPDIVPDAKHAPRLDQIEYTPRVPIMQGIQESAQETIPFLKAQIVSDDAELREIVKDVQKAKLAAAPKKDKPLSRRELQSVLPYRAYPRLVPMEEPVSVSEALKVKPDAYENRKMTWPKYSGKSWSQNSRM; encoded by the exons ATGCTCATATCGGCTGCTGCTCAGCCGTTGCGCGGTTCCACGCCCAGCTTCATCCGAATTGCTCGACACCACGCTTTTCGTCGTCATGCTTTGCGCGCTCATGTCCGATGGCTGGCTGCTGCCGCCGACAACGTCAAATCGAACCCGAAGGGCACACTTGCAC TGCCCTCCGAAGCTCGATATAACGAGATAGGCGTCCAGCAACTCAGCTCTCACATATTTGATCAGATTTTCCCTGATGGTCTCAAACCTCCACCACAAGAGCTGGTCGAGTTATCGAGAGACCATCTAAGGCGCCATGACTTGCTTGGAAAGAATACCGATAAATCCGAACCCATAGCTTTCGATCTTCCCCCTCTCCAAGGGCGCACACTAGACGAACATTTTCACAAACTCGGACTAGATTGCGCCGAACCGTATCTGGCATATGCAAAAGAGTTCGCCCGCGCCAATCCACCACCAAAGCCTCGAAAATGGATACATCAAAGCGGTTGGACGAAATATTACCCCGATGGTCAGACCGAAAAAGTCGATGCtcctgatgaagagatgTTGTCGTTTGACACGGAAGTTATGTGGAAAGTCAGCCCCTTTGCTGTGATGGCCTGCGCTTCCAGCCCGACTGCCTGGTATGCGTGGCTTTCGCCGTGGCTGCTAATGGAGACCACCAATGATCGACAATTGATTCCATTAGGCGACCCGAATAAGGCCAAAATTATTGTTGGACACAACGTTGGCTTCGACCGAGCGCGGGTATTGGAGGAGTATAGTGTCAAGCAGACTCGAAATGCCTTTCTCGACACAATGTCGCTCCACGTCGCTGTAAACGGTATGTGCTCTCAACAGCGGCCTACCTGGATGAGACATAAAAAGAATCGAGAACTACGGGATCAAGTTGCGAGCAAGACTCCGGACCATGATTTAGCGGTATTGATGACCAGTGGTAtgcatgatgaagaagagctctGGGTTGAACGAAGTTCCGTTAACTCTCTCCGTGACGTCGCCAAGTTTCACCTCAATATTTCGATTGACAAAGCTCTTCGCGACGACTTCAGCGAATTGGACCGGGAAAGGATCCTGGAGAGACTAGACCAGCTTCTGGACTATTGCGCTGCCGACGTGTCAGTCACTCATCGTATTTACCAGATTGTTCTCCCCAACTTTCTAGAGACCTGTCCACACCCTGTCAGTTTCGCAGCCCTCCGGCACCTTTCGTCCGTCATTCTTCCTGTTGATAAGTCGTGGGATGCGTATATCACCAATGCCGAAGCTACCTACCACAAGCTCAATGACGCCGTTGAGGAACGACTTATTGGTCTTACTGATAAGGCGTTGGAGATCAAGGACGAGCCTGAGGCGTACACAAATGACCCCTGGATGCAGCAACTCGACTGGTCAGGTCAAGAGATCAAAATGGTCAAAGGCAAGCGGAAGCACGACCCCCCAAGACCTGCAGCTAGGCAGAAGAAACCGGGTATGCCCAAGTGGTACAAGGACCTGTTTCAATCCAACGATGCCCCTATCAACATCACTGTTCGAACGCGAATCGCTCCTCTGTTACTAAGACTAGCTTGGGACGGGCACCCGCTATTCTGGTCTGACAAATATGGTTGGTCATTTCGCGTACCACGAGTGGAAGCCTCGAAATATGCAGCCAAACAAATGGTCGAATGCAAGTTCGACGAGAAAGAGATCCATCTACGTGATGACCATGCCCATACCTACTTCAAACTCCCTCATAAGGATGGCCCGACGGCTCGCTGTGCGAACCCAATGGCAAAGGGCTATCTGGCTTACTTTGAGAGCGGCGTTTTGTCCTCCGAGTACTCATATGCTAAGGAGGCTTTGGAAATGAACGCATCATGTTCTTATTGGATCAGTGCAAGGGACCGCATCAAATCTCAAATGGTTATCTATCAAGAGGACCTTCCGCATGACATGCAAGCTGAGACTGGGCACGAAGGCGAGAAGCCCAGTACTAACGGCTTTATCTTACCACAAATCATCCCAATGGGTACTATAACTCGCAGAGCAGTGGAGAATACCTGGCTTACCGCTAGTAATGCCAAGAAGAATCGAGTGGGCTCTGAGCTCAAGGCAATGGTGAAGGCGCCTGAAGGCTACTGCTTTGTGGGAGCAGATGTTGATTCGGAGGAGCTTTGGATTGCCAGCCTTGTCGGCGACGCAACCTTCAAGCTTCACGGCGGAAATGCTGTTGGGTTCATGACCTTGGAAGGCACAAAGGCTGCCGGCACCGATCTTCATTCGCGAACCGCTTCGATTCTTGGCATTACCAGGAACGATGCCAAAGTTTTCAATTATGGTCGGATCTATGGCGCTGGCCTGAAGTTCGCAGCGACTTTGTTACGGCAGTTTAACCCCAATCTGTCGGAAAAGGAGACACTGGAGACGGCTTCGAAACTATATGCCAATACTAAAggcaccaagaccaaccgCAAGGTGCTCTACAAACGACCCTTTTGGAGAGGCGGCACCGAGTCATTTGTCTTCAACAAGTTAGAAGAATTCGCCGAGCAAGACAAGGCAAGGACGCCAGTATTGGGAGCTGGCATCACTGAAGCTCTTATGGGACGATACATCAGCAAAGGTGGTTATCTAACATCGAGAATCAACTGGGCTATCCAATCATCAGGTGTTGACTACCTCCATCTGCTCATCGTTTCCATGGACTACCTGATCCGCAGGTTCAACATTGATGCTCGGCTTGCTATCACAGTTCACGACGAAATTCGCTATCTAGTCAAGGATACGGACAAATACCGCACTGCACTTGCTCTGCAGGTCGCCAACCTGTGGACCCGTGCCATGTTCTCTCAGCAGGTCGGCATTGAGGACCTTCCTCAGTCATGTGCTTATTTCTCTGCTGTGGACATTGACCATGTGTTGCGCAAAGAAGTGGACATGGAGTGCATCACGCCGAGCCACCCAACCCCTATTTCCCCTGGAGAAAGTATGGACATTAGCACACTTCTGGAGAAGGGAGAAATTGCAAGACTAGATCCTGATATCGTTCCGGATGCAAAGCATGCTCCCAGACTAGATCAGATCGAGTATACTCCCCGAGTACCTATTATGCAGGGTATTCAGGAGTCAGCACAAGAAACAATCCCCTTCCTCAAGGCCCAAATCGTCAGCGACGACGCAGAACTTCGAGAAATTGTCAAAGACGTCCAGAAAGCCAAACTAGCTGCAGCGCCGAAGAAAGACAAGCCGTTAAGTAGGAGAGAATTGCAGAGTGTGTTACCTTACAGAGCATACCCGAGACTGGTTCCGATGGAAGAACCTGTCTCTGTATCGGAGGCCCTGAAAGTCAAACCCGACGCCTACGAGAACAGAAAAATGACATGGCCGAAATACTCGGGCAAGAGCTGGAGCCAAAACTCGAGGATGTAA